A DNA window from Brassica napus cultivar Da-Ae chromosome C1, Da-Ae, whole genome shotgun sequence contains the following coding sequences:
- the LOC106441417 gene encoding putative glucose-6-phosphate 1-epimerase, producing the protein MEASSDDEKRPMVDLVKDKNGTDQVLLQNPKGASVKISLHGGQVLSWKTERGDELLFTSAKANSKPPHPVRGGIPICFPQFGTRGSLEQHGFARNKMWLVENDPPALPSFDSTGKAFVDLVLKSSDEDTTRIWPHCFEFHLRVSLGLDGNLTLISRVRNINSKPFSFSIAYHTYFSISDISEVRVEGLETLDYLDNMLDKERFTEQGDALTFESEIDRVYLNSKDVVAVFDHERKRTFLIEKEGLPDVVVWNPWDKKAKALPDLGDEEYKQMLCVDGAAIEKPITLKPGEEWTGKLSLSLVLST; encoded by the exons ATGGAAGcatctagtgatgacgagaagaGACCTATGGTTGACTTGGTCAAGGATAAAAATGGAACCGATCAGGTTCTTCTCCAGAATCCTAAAGGCGCTTCTGTAAag ATTAGTTTACATGGAGGACAAGTTCTTTCTTGGAAGACTGAGAGAGGTGATGAGTTGTTATTCACCAGTGCCAAG GCTAACTCCAAGCCTCCCCATCCGGTACGAGGAGGAATCCCCATATGCTTTCCTCAG TTCGGAACTCGAGGATCACTTGAGCAACACGGGTTTGCAAGAAACAAGATGTGGCTTGTGGAAAATGATCCACCTGCTTTACCTTCCTTCGACTCAACCGGAAAAGCCTTTGTAGATCTGGTACTCAAGTCCTCTGATGAAGACACAACAAGGATCTGGCCTCACTG CTTTGAGTTTCACCTGAGAGTTTCATTGGGACTAGATGGGAACCTAACGCTGATATCACGTGTCAGAAACATCAACTCAAAGCCTTTTAGCTTCTCCATTGCTTACCACACTTACTTCTCCATTTCCGATATCAG TGAAGTAAGAGTTGAAGGACTTGAAACTCTTGACTATCTTGATAACATGCTTGATAAAGAGCGGTTTACTGAGCAAGGCGATGCATTAACCTTTGAATCCGAGATTGATAGAGTGTACTTAAACTCTAAAGACGTGGTTGCTGTTTTTGACCATGAGAGAAAACGTACATTCCTCATCGAGAAAGAAGGTCTACCTGATGTTG TGGTGTGGAATCCATGGGACAAGAAAGCTAAAGCATTGCCAGATTTGGGAGATGAAGAGTATAAACAAATGCTTTGTGTTGATGGAGCAGCCATTGAAAAACCAATCACCTTGAAACCGGGTGAAGAATGGACCGGGAAATTAAGTCTCTCACTTGTCCTTTCCACCTGA
- the LOC106441425 gene encoding probable inactive receptor kinase At4g23740 produces MEAWRVVILTLCLHIYVANADPIQDKRALLEFLTLMRPTRSLNWNETTSVCNAWTGVTCNKDGSRITAVRLPGVGLNGQIPPNTLSRLSSLTVLSLRSNRISGLFPGDFAELKDLAFLYLQDNDFSGPLPEDFSVWKNLTSVNLSNNDFNGTVPESLSRLGRVQSLNLANNSLSGDIPDLSGVSTLQHIDLSYNNLNGPIPSWLQRFPTSSYQGVGGFSLVQPPPDLAHHELKPRQKPKPHFLGLTKTVFLLIVIAVSIVLLAVLVFVLAVCYLRMKLSQGDGIITDAKLQKKGGMSPEKFVSRMEDVNNRLSFFEGCNYSFDLEDLLRASAEVLGKGTFGTTYKAVLEDATSVAVKRLKDVAAGKRDFEQQMEIIGGIKHENVVELKAYYYSKDEKLMVYDYFGNGSVASLLHGNRGENRVPLDWETRMSIAIGAAKGIARIHRENNGKLVHGNIKSSNIFLNSERNGCVSDLGLTAVMSALAPPISRQAGYRAPEVTDTRKSSQLSDVYSFGVVLLELLTGKSPIHTTAGDEIIHLVRWVHSVVREEWTAEVFDVELLRYTNIEEEMVEMLQIAMSCVVKAPDQRPKMSDLVRLIESVGNRQASLGPDPKPKSENGASETSTPGEI; encoded by the exons ATGGAAGCTTGGAGGGTTGTTATTCTCACTCTGTGTCTACACATCTACGTCGCAAACGCAGATCCAATCCAAGACAAACGCGCATTACTCGAGTTCCTAACCCTCATGCGTCCCACGCGCTCACTCAACTGGAACGAGACCACTTCCGTCTGCAACGCATGGACCGGAGTCACTTGCAACAAAGACGGATCTCGCATCACAGCCGTTAGATTGCCTGGAGTCGGACTCAACGGTCAGATCCCTCCCAACACTCTAAGCAGACTCTCTTCTCTTACTGTCCTCAGCCTCAGATCCAACAGAATCTCAGGCCTATTCCCTGGAGACTTCGCCGAGCTGAAAGACTTGGCCTTTCTTTACCTTCAGGACAACGACTTCTCCGGTCCGTTGCCTGAGGATTTCTCTGTCTGGAAGAATCTCACCAGCGTCAATCTCTCTAACAATGACTTCAACGGAACGGTTCCTGAGTCTTTGTCGAGGCTTGGGCGTGTGCAGTCGTTGAATCTCGCTAATAATTCGCTTTCTGGCGACATTCCTGATCTAAGCGGTGTGTCTACTCTGCAGCATATTGATTTGTCTTACAACAATCTCAATGGGCCTATACCGAGTTGGCTTCAGAGGTTCCCTACGTCGTCTTATCAAGGCGTTGGCGGATTCTCTCTCGTGCAGCCACCTCCCGACTTGGCTCATCACGAGCTTAAACCTCGTCAGAAACCTAAACCTCACTTCTTGGGACTAACCAAGACTGTTTTCTTGCTGATAGTCATCGCTGTCTCCATTGTGCTACTAGCGGTTTTAGTCTTTGTGTTAGCTGTTTGTTACTTGAGGATGAAACTAAGCCAAGGCGATGGGATTATAACAGACGCCAAGCTGCAGAAGAAAGGTGGTATGTCTCCTGAGAAGTTCGTGTCGAGGATGGAAGATGTGAACAACAGGTTGTCTTTCTTTGAAGGGTGTAACTACTCGTTTGATCTCGAGGATCTTCTGAGAGCTTCCGCTGAGGTTCTTGGTAAAGGCACGTTTGGGACGACGTACAAAGCGGTTCTTGAGGATGCGACTTCTGTCGCTGTGAAACGTCTCAAGGACGTTGCCGCTGGGAAACGCGATTTCGAGCAGCAGATGGAGATTATTGGAGGGATTAAGCACGAGAATGTTGTGGAGCTTAAGGCTTATTATTACTCTAAAGATGAGAAGCTTATGGTTTATGATTACTTCGGTAATGGGAGTGTGGCTTCTTTGCTTCACG GTAACAGAGGCGAAAACAGAGTTCCATTGGACTGGGAGACAAGAATGAGTATTGCCATTGGTGCAGCTAAAGGGATAGCTCGTATCCACCGAGAGAACAATGGGAAGCTCGTCCATGGCAACATCAAATCTTCAAACATATTCTTGAACTCAGAGCGTAATGGCTGCGTGTCTGATCTCGGTTTAACCGCGGTGATGAGCGCCTTGGCTCCACCTATCTCGAGGCAAGCCGGTTACCGTGCGCCGGAAGTAACCGACACAAGGAAGTCATCTCAGCTCTCAGATGTTTACAGTTTCGGCGTCGTACTGCTCGAACTCCTCACCGGAAAGTCTCCCATTCACACTACCGCAG GAGATGAGATTATACATTTGGTTCGGTGGGTACATTCGGTAGTGAGAGAGGAGTGGACTGCAGAGGTGTTCGACGTGGAGCTTCTAAGGTATACGAACATAGAGGAAGAGATGGTTGAGATGTTGCAGATTGCAATGTCGTGTGTTGTCAAAGCACCGGACCAGAGACCTAAGATGTCTGATTTGGTTAGGCTTATTGAGAGTGTCGGAAACCGACAAGCCAGTCTTGGGCCTGACCCTAAGCCCAAATCCGAAAACGGAGCCTCCGAGACCTCCACGCCGGGTGAAATTTGA
- the LOC106374575 gene encoding uncharacterized protein LOC106374575: MSGGGITFKKFKPTIRSKCCFLLFPVQGSERKGLVSVEVKKKKGHYDMKLLAVDIPMASGPDQRLYLTGDEEGYKVGGGLISELRDPVVKAMATTKELDNLDRIEEEEDAERELQEAERKHREEIEKLEKESS; this comes from the exons ATGTCTGGTGGTGGCATAACCTTCAAGAAATTCAAGCCAACGATTAGGAGCAAGTGTTGCTTTCTCCTGTTCCCTGTTCAAGGCTCTGAGAGAAAGGGGCTCGTTAGCGTTGaagtcaagaagaagaaaggccAT TATGACATGAAGCTTTTGGCGGTGGACATCCCTATGGCGTCTGGTCCTGACCAACGGTTGTATCTGACTGGAGATGAAGAAGGGTACAAAGTCGGTGGCGGTTTGATCTCTGAGCTAAGAGACCCTGTTGTGAAAGCCATGGCAACGACTAAGGAGCTCGATAATCTTGACAGaattgaagaggaagaagatgctgAAAGAGAgcttcaagaagctgaaagaaagCACCGTGAGGAGATTGAGAAGCTCGAAAAAGAGAGCTCTTAA